Genomic DNA from Lutibacter sp. A80:
CGCCAACTACAAACACAACATCTATTAAATTAGCTTCGGTATAACCTGCTTCAAAAAAGGCATTTTTAGCCGTTTGTGAAGCTTTTCCTTTATTTTCAACAACAGAAGCTGTAAACTTTGCTAAAGCGTCATATTTTGAATTAAATGAAGCCGTTCCAGCTCTTAATTCTAAAATTTCATCTTCAGAAAAACCATTTAATTTTCCAAGTTGTGTGTGGGCAGATTGGCAATAACGACATCCGTTTATTTGACTTGTTACCAAATTAATAATTTCACGTTCTTTTGCTTTTAAAGTAGATTTACGGTTTTGTAAGGTCAAATAATCTCCTAAAGCTGTTTCATTTTTTGCAAAATAAGCATATAAATTAGGTGTAAATCCTAATGCTTTTTCAAGATTTCCAAAAATTGCTTGATTGTTTTCTGATACTTCGTTTTTTGTTGGTACGCTAAATTTACTCATGATTTTTATTTTTTTAGTTGTATAATTACCTGTTTGAATTCTATATTATTTATTTTGTTTCACAATAATAATCTGCTATTGCGTGTTGTTCACAATAGGTTTCTTTTGAACTAAGATTATTGTTAGTAATTGCTTTGTAAGAAAAGTTTTCTTTTGAAAGAGAAATGTTGTCTTTTACTGTATTTGAATGTTTCATAATTACTGTTTTTTCGTTTTGATAGTGCAAAGATGCGACGAAAGAACAGGTTAATGTTAGGCAAGATTACCTTAGAAGTTGTCAATTCTTCCTAAAGGCTCATTTTTTTGTATTCTGAAGGAGATATTCCTTCATTTTTTTTAAAAAAACGACTAAAAGATTGGATGTCTTCGTATCCAACTTGGTAGGCAATTTCTTTTATAGAACTGTCTGTATAACGCAATAATCTTCGCGTTTCTAACATAATTCTATCTTGAATAAATTGTAATGGTGTTTTTGTTTCTAATTTTGAAAATAAGTTAGAAAGTGTTTTGGGAGATTTGTTTAAAATTTCAGCATATTCTGAAACAGTATGTTTTGTTTTAAAATGTGTTTCAACCAAAAAATTATACTCACGAACGATGTCTGAATTAGTTGAATCTAGCTTATTATAATTATGCTGATCTTTATAAATGCGTGTACATAGAATAAGCAATCTTTTTAATAACATTTGAAGCATTTCTAACTGTAGTTTATCGTTAGATTCCATTTCATGTTTAAAAACCTTAAACAAGGTTTCAAAAGGTTCTATGTCTTTATTTAAAAGCTTTAAAACAGGTAATTGTGAAGCGCCAAAAAATAAGATTCCCTTACAACTAATTTCCGAATCGTGATCTATAATGCAATAGAAAGGTCTATTAAAACGTATCATTTGAAGTTTTCCAACTGCGGTAGTTTCAATTTTATGAAATTCGGTAAAACAAACAATTTCATTTTTTTTAAAATGATGTTTTTTATTATCAATTGTTAGTGTGGTAGTGTTATCTAAACACCAAAGTAAGGTTAGGCTGCTTTCTATGTTTTCTTTTAAAATAGTGCAGTTATTAGCATCAATTAATTCAATTCTTAAATATTCATTTGTTTTTCCGGTATAAATCATCTTTTTATAATTGATCCTAATTTAAGTCGAAAAATAAGAAAATTATTACAATAACTGTCTAGTCCTAAATAACCAATACAGATTATTAAAGGGTAAAAGTTAAAAATTAAAGCTGAATAATGACATCATTGTTCAGCTTTTTTGATTTGTATTGTTTTGGTTTAATTTTTTTTTGTGCGTGCATTTGTATTGGTGTTAGCATTTCGTTAGATAAATGAGGTCTTATATTGTTGTATATTTCTATTGCATTTTTGACCAGTTTCTTCTTTACTTTAAAATCTTGAATCTTCTGTGCTACACTAAATTCCTGTTTTAAAATTCCATTTATTCGCTCTGCAACTGCATTTTCATATGGATCATATTTTTCAGTCATACTAGGCTTAATCTCATTGTTTTCTAATAGTCTTTGATATTCATTCGAGCAATATTGCAACCCTCTATCAGAGTGATGTATTAATGGACTTTCTTTGTATTTTCTATTATTTATAGCCATTTCCAATGCCCTCAATGAACCATCCATTGATAAAGATTTTGACACATCATATCCTACAATCTTTTTAGAATAAGCATCTGTGATTAATGCCAGATACGAAGGGTTGGTTCTCGTTCCGATATATGTAATATCACTCACCCAAACTGATTCAGGCCCTTCTATATCCATTGAGCTGACAAGGTTTCTGTGCTTTCTAAATCTATGATGAGAGTCTGTAGTTATGTGGTAGCTTCTTTTAGGTATTATTAACATATGGTTAGCTTTTAGTATTCTAAACAATTTATCTCTTCCTACTTTTAATAGTGATAATTTATCCTTTAACAGAAAGTATAATTTCTTACCACCCAATCTTGGCATTAGCATCCGAATATCACGAACCAAAACGATAACTTTTTGTGCTACAGTTTGTTTATGAAGTCTTGATTTTATGGATCTATAGTAAACCTGTCTGTTTACCCCGAGCAAATCACAGGTAGAAACTAAAGTTTCTTTATATTCTTCTTTGAAGATGTTGATAAGTCGGGTGTGTAATTTTTTCTTATTTGAATATCATATTCCTTTTCTGCCATATCAACAAGCATATCGAAAATAATAACCTTTTTATCAGCACGTTCTGCTAGATGTTCAGCTCTAGCTTTCTGTTTTTCAAGGAGCTTTATTTTAGCTTCAAGCTCAAGTATTTTTTGTTCTGGAGTTTTTGACATCGTTTTTGGAACTTGGTTTTCCCAATCAAAGTTACCATATTTTTGCAACCATTTGGTTACTGTAGCGTCTCCCTGAATACCATATTTACGCTTGGCTTGGGTTTTTGTTAAAAATCCTTGTTCTACTTCTTCAACTAATTGAAGTTTAAAAGAAAGCGAGTAATCTTTTTGAGTTCGCTTTGCTGCACCTGATTTGTCTGATGTTTTCATTACACTTGTGTTTTAGTGTATCGCTATTTCAGGACGGGACATTTTACCCAATAAAAAAGCCGAAGAATAATTCTTCGGCTTTTTTTTGTGTTTTAAAATTTGAAAGTATTAAAATAAATAACCCAAAAAATAATCTAGTGCTCTAAAAACTATAGCAATAGCAAAAACAATTAATAAAAATCCAAGACAACCATTTTTTGGAGATTCAATAATTGGTTTTTCATTTTTATAAAGGTCAACTACAACTCCACTAAATCCAAAACCTATCACCATTTTACATTCAACTTCTTGCTCATTTTCTTTAATCTTAAATGTATGTGTTGCTCCAAAGATTGAATATATTTCCGAAACAATTTCACCATTAACTTTAACGGTTTCCTTCCCTAAAAAAGAATTAAATACTTCAATTTTGTTATCATCTAAATATACAGTGGTAAATTTCATTTTGTTTTTATTGGTTAAATAATAATTAATCTTCTTCTTCAATATCAAATAAATATTCAACGGTAACTTTAAAAAAACGAGCCATTTTTATGGCCAATGTTACTGACGGATTGAATTTATTTTTTTCAATGGCGTGAATTGTTTGTCTTGAAACACCCAATTCATCAGCCAATTGCGCTTGTGTTAAATCGTGACGTGCGCGTTCTACTTTAATTAGGTTTTTCATTTTTTAGAGTTGTTTCAGTTATAAAAATAATTAATAAAGCTATGAACAGAACGGTAATTAAAAATGTTAAGTTTAATTCTAAAAAACAGTTTAATTTTAATAAAACTAACATAACTAATAAATTCTTTTTTTAATGAAGAACGTGATTAAGTAAAAATACATAAACAAGGTTACAAAATAATCGATAGTTAGTTTTATTTCCTCAGAAAAAGCATACAGTACAATTGAAATTAGTATTCCAACAATGGCTGTTAGTTGATACGATTCCAACCGTAATTGATTGATATAATCATCCTCCACTTTTTCTTTGGAAAGCATATACATTAAAATACCCAAAATTGAAAGTGCATCTAAATAACGCAATGTTTTTGCTCCAAAAAAATCTTTAAAAGTAGTAATATGTTCAATTTGTGAAACAACGTGTTCTTTATTAGCTATTTTCTCATCAATGGGTTGAAAAGAGTTATAACCATCACAAAAACCATTTACAAAATCATCTCCAGCAGCAATAAATGAAAAGACAATAAAAACTGTCAACCCTAATTTTTTACACCAATTTGGTAGTATTTGTAGTTTCATAATCTATTATTTTTATACAAATGTAAATAATACTTTACATTATGCAATAAAAAATAGATTAATATTTAGTTTTGGAGTTTTTAGTAAATAAAAAAACCGAAGAATAATTCTTCGGCTTTTTCTGTTTTTTATCAACCTGAATCATCAAACAATTAGATTATCAGAATAATGTAATACTGAAATAAATTCAGCATAATGTCAGGTTATTTTAATAACTCATTTCAACAATTTTTTCAACCATTGTTGGTGTTACTTTTCCGTGTTCGCCTAAACCTTTCCAACCACGTTCTTCAAATCGTTTTGAAATTATTTCAGCAGTTCCTTTGTAATCTTCGGTATATTCAGAAAGTTTTGTTTCAATTCCTAATGAATGGAAAAACGCTGTTGTTTTTTCAATTCCCGCTGTTGCTTTTTCTTCTAAAGTTCCTTCCGTAACATTCCAAACACGTGTTGCATACTGCGCTAGTTTTTCTTTTTTATCTTCTAAATTTACTGAGTAATGACTTTCAGTAATAATTGCCAATGTACGTGCGTGATCAATACCAAATAAAGCTGTTAATTCGTGTCCAATTGCGTGAATAGCCCAGTCACTTGGAACTCCTTGTTGAATTAATCCATTCAACGCCATAGTACAACTCCACATAAAGTTAGAAGCCGTATTATAATCAAACTCTTCTTTTAACATTGTTGGAGCAATTTCAACAATAGTTTGTAGAATACTCTCTGCAAAACGATCTTGTAATTTTGCATCAACAGGATACGTCATATATTGTTCTAAAACATGCGTAAAAGAATCCGCTAATCCATTTGCAATTTGACGTTTTGGAATAGATTTTACAACTTCAGGATCTAAAATTGAAAACTGAGGAAATAATCCTGGTCCGCCCATGGCGAATTTTTCTTTGATTTCAGCTCTTGTAATTACCGCACCCGAATTCATTTCTGATCCTGTTGCAGGTAAGGTAAGTACTGTTCCAAAAGGCATTCCTTCTAATGTACGAATGTTTTTAGATAAAATATCCCAAGGCTCTTCACCTTCATATAAGGCTGCTGCGGATAAAAATTTGGTTCCATCAATTACAGAACCTCCACCTACAGCTAATAAATACGTGATTTTTTCAGCTTTAATAATAGTTAAAGCTTCCATTAAAACATCGTATTCTGGATTTGCTGGAATTCCACCAAATTCAATCACTTCAAATTTAGAAAGTGCTTTGGAAACTTGTTCGTAAACACCATTCTTTTTAATACTTCCTCCACCAAACAACATTAATACTTTTGCATTTTCTGGAATTTCAGTAGCAAGATTTTCTATTTGATTTTTACCAAATAAAATTTTTGTCGGATTTTTATATTGAAAATTATTCATAATAAATATTTTAATAGATTATTTATATTTTAACTAGCATTTTACCACTATTTTTTCCATCAAAAAGATCTAAAAACGCCTGAGGAATTGTATCGAATCCATTCACTATAGTTTCTTGATATTTTAATTTTCCTTCAGCTAGCCATTGTGATAATTCTTGAATAGCTTCAGGAAATTTTTCAGCATAATTAGAAACTATAAAACCTTGCATTAATGCACTATTTTTTACTAAAAAAGGCTGTACACTAACACTTGTTGGTAGTTCTGTTTTATTGTAAACTGAAATGGCTCCGCAAATAATAATACGTGCAAATCTGTTGATATTAAATAAAACAGCATCGGAAATTGGACCACCAACATTGTCGAAATAAATATCTACACCATTTGGAGCAGCTTCTTTAATGGCTGCAGCCATATTTTTGGTAGTGTTGTAGTTAATTGCTTCGTCAAAACCAAGAGACGTTTTTAACATAGCTACTTTGTCGTCAGTTCCTGCAATACCAATAACTTTACAACCAAATATTTTAGCAATTTGTCCAACAACACTTCCTACTGCACCTGCAGCACCAGAAATAACAATGGTTTCCCCTTTTTTAGGTTTTCCTATTTCTGTTAAACCTAGATATGCCGTTAAACCTGTCATTCCTAAAACACCTAAATACGTTGAAAGCGGCGCTTTTGAAGCATCTACTTTTAACAAGCCTTCTCCGTTAGATTTTTGAATTTCTTTCCAAGCTAATAATCCACTTACAAAATCACCTTTTTTGAATGATTCATTTTTAGATTCAATTACTTCAGCAACAATACCTGATGAAATTGGTTTATGTAATTCAAATGGCGGTACATAAGATTTTGCATCGCTCATTCTTCCTCTTAAATACGGATCTACAGATACATACGTTGTTTTTAAAAGTAGTTCTCCTGCGTTTATACTTTCTACTTCATTTGAAACAAATTTAAAATCTGATAGTTGAGGTTTCCCAACGGGTCTTTTTTCTAATAAAATTGTTTTGTTCATAATTTTTTAGTTTAAAGTTGAATAATTTCAACGTTAATATTTCCTTTTGTAGCTTTAGAATAAGGACAAACTCTATGTGCTGCAGTTATAATTTTTTTAGCTTCTTTTGCTGGTAAATTATCTATTTTCACTTTAATAATTGCCGAAAGACCTACACTTCCACCTTCTTGAGCGCCTAAAGTAACCTCAACAGTTGTTGTAGAATCAACTTCAATTTTTTTATTTTTAGCAACCATTATAACGGCATTATCAAAACAAGCAGCCCAACCAGCAGCAAATAATTGTTCTGGATTGGTATATCCGTTTTCTTGTCCGCCAAATTCAACAGGTACAGATACTTTTAAATCTAATACTCCGTCAGTTGTTTTTACTTGGCCACTTCTACCTCCTTTTGCGGTAGCAATAGCAGTATAATTATTTTCTTTTGTAGACATTTTAAATTTATTCAATAACAGTTACTAAATCTTCAGTACTTTTTCTAACTTTTACCAAGTTAACTAACCAGTCTTTATCTGCATCTCTATAACCAATTGGTAATATTACTGCACTGCGTAAACCTTTTTCGCGTAAACCTAAAATTTTATCAACTTCAGCAGGGTCAAAACCTTCAATTGGAGTTGCATCTACACCTTCATAAGCAGCTGCGATAATTGCCGCACTAAATGCTATGTATGCTTGTTTTGCCGCGTGATTAAAGTTTACTTCAGTATCTTGTTGTGGGTAAGAACTTAGTAACATTTGACGGTAATTTTCCCAACCTTCGTTTTTAAACCCACGGATTTCATTTGTAAGATCGAACATTTTATTGATTCTTTCTTCAGTATAAGTATCCCAAGCTGCAAAAACCAATAAGTGAGAACAATCTGTAATTACACTTTGGTTCCAAGCTACTGGCTTAATTGCTTCTTTAGTGGCTTGATTTTTAACTACAATTATTTCAAAAGGTTGTAATCCGCTTGATGTTGGTGCTAAACGCGCTGCTTCAATAATGTTTGCAATTTTTTCTTCTGATACCTTTTCTCCATTCATTGCTTTTGCTGCGTATCTCCAGTT
This window encodes:
- a CDS encoding carboxymuconolactone decarboxylase family protein — its product is MSKFSVPTKNEVSENNQAIFGNLEKALGFTPNLYAYFAKNETALGDYLTLQNRKSTLKAKEREIINLVTSQINGCRYCQSAHTQLGKLNGFSEDEILELRAGTASFNSKYDALAKFTASVVENKGKASQTAKNAFFEAGYTEANLIDVVFVVGDKIISNYIHNLADFAIDFPIAAELETATV
- a CDS encoding AraC family transcriptional regulator; translated protein: MIYTGKTNEYLRIELIDANNCTILKENIESSLTLLWCLDNTTTLTIDNKKHHFKKNEIVCFTEFHKIETTAVGKLQMIRFNRPFYCIIDHDSEISCKGILFFGASQLPVLKLLNKDIEPFETLFKVFKHEMESNDKLQLEMLQMLLKRLLILCTRIYKDQHNYNKLDSTNSDIVREYNFLVETHFKTKHTVSEYAEILNKSPKTLSNLFSKLETKTPLQFIQDRIMLETRRLLRYTDSSIKEIAYQVGYEDIQSFSRFFKKNEGISPSEYKKMSL
- a CDS encoding IS3 family transposase — translated: MLGVNRQVYYRSIKSRLHKQTVAQKVIVLVRDIRMLMPRLGGKKLYFLLKDKLSLLKVGRDKLFRILKANHMLIIPKRSYHITTDSHHRFRKHRNLVSSMDIEGPESVWVSDITYIGTRTNPSYLALITDAYSKKIVGYDVSKSLSMDGSLRALEMAINNRKYKESPLIHHSDRGLQYCSNEYQRLLENNEIKPSMTEKYDPYENAVAERINGILKQEFSVAQKIQDFKVKKKLVKNAIEIYNNIRPHLSNEMLTPIQMHAQKKIKPKQYKSKKLNNDVIIQL
- a CDS encoding helix-turn-helix transcriptional regulator, which translates into the protein MKNLIKVERARHDLTQAQLADELGVSRQTIHAIEKNKFNPSVTLAIKMARFFKVTVEYLFDIEEED
- a CDS encoding iron-containing alcohol dehydrogenase; translated protein: MNNFQYKNPTKILFGKNQIENLATEIPENAKVLMLFGGGSIKKNGVYEQVSKALSKFEVIEFGGIPANPEYDVLMEALTIIKAEKITYLLAVGGGSVIDGTKFLSAAALYEGEEPWDILSKNIRTLEGMPFGTVLTLPATGSEMNSGAVITRAEIKEKFAMGGPGLFPQFSILDPEVVKSIPKRQIANGLADSFTHVLEQYMTYPVDAKLQDRFAESILQTIVEIAPTMLKEEFDYNTASNFMWSCTMALNGLIQQGVPSDWAIHAIGHELTALFGIDHARTLAIITESHYSVNLEDKKEKLAQYATRVWNVTEGTLEEKATAGIEKTTAFFHSLGIETKLSEYTEDYKGTAEIISKRFEERGWKGLGEHGKVTPTMVEKIVEMSY
- a CDS encoding NADP-dependent oxidoreductase, with protein sequence MNKTILLEKRPVGKPQLSDFKFVSNEVESINAGELLLKTTYVSVDPYLRGRMSDAKSYVPPFELHKPISSGIVAEVIESKNESFKKGDFVSGLLAWKEIQKSNGEGLLKVDASKAPLSTYLGVLGMTGLTAYLGLTEIGKPKKGETIVISGAAGAVGSVVGQIAKIFGCKVIGIAGTDDKVAMLKTSLGFDEAINYNTTKNMAAAIKEAAPNGVDIYFDNVGGPISDAVLFNINRFARIIICGAISVYNKTELPTSVSVQPFLVKNSALMQGFIVSNYAEKFPEAIQELSQWLAEGKLKYQETIVNGFDTIPQAFLDLFDGKNSGKMLVKI
- a CDS encoding organic hydroperoxide resistance protein, whose product is MSTKENNYTAIATAKGGRSGQVKTTDGVLDLKVSVPVEFGGQENGYTNPEQLFAAGWAACFDNAVIMVAKNKKIEVDSTTTVEVTLGAQEGGSVGLSAIIKVKIDNLPAKEAKKIITAAHRVCPYSKATKGNINVEIIQL
- a CDS encoding nitroreductase family protein codes for the protein MELLDKLNWRYAAKAMNGEKVSEEKIANIIEAARLAPTSSGLQPFEIIVVKNQATKEAIKPVAWNQSVITDCSHLLVFAAWDTYTEERINKMFDLTNEIRGFKNEGWENYRQMLLSSYPQQDTEVNFNHAAKQAYIAFSAAIIAAAYEGVDATPIEGFDPAEVDKILGLREKGLRSAVILPIGYRDADKDWLVNLVKVRKSTEDLVTVIE